In Sulfitobacter sp. M39, the following proteins share a genomic window:
- a CDS encoding peroxidase-related enzyme (This protein belongs to a clade of uncharacterized proteins related to peroxidases such as the alkylhydroperoxidase AhpD.), whose translation MAHDAPTALNLPMVDPLPEDTQKYFDVCQEKLGMVPNVLQAYAFDIDKLNAFTAMYNDLMLGASNLSKLEREMIAVVVSSVNKCYYCLTAHGAAVRQLSGNPILGEQMVMNWRVADLDARQTAMLAFAEHLTVASAKTTEDDRQALRDVGFSDRDIFDIASVTGLFNMTNRVASATEMKPNDAYHAQFR comes from the coding sequence ATGGCGCATGATGCCCCCACTGCCCTGAACCTGCCGATGGTCGATCCGCTGCCCGAGGACACGCAGAAATACTTTGATGTCTGTCAGGAAAAGCTGGGGATGGTGCCGAATGTGCTGCAAGCCTATGCCTTTGACATCGACAAGCTGAATGCCTTTACCGCGATGTACAACGACCTGATGCTGGGCGCGTCGAACCTTTCAAAGCTGGAACGCGAAATGATCGCGGTCGTCGTGTCGTCCGTGAACAAATGCTACTATTGCCTGACGGCCCATGGCGCGGCGGTACGGCAACTGTCTGGCAATCCGATCCTTGGGGAACAGATGGTGATGAACTGGCGCGTCGCGGATCTGGATGCGCGACAAACCGCGATGCTGGCTTTTGCCGAACACCTGACCGTTGCCAGTGCCAAAACGACCGAGGATGATCGTCAGGCGCTACGCGATGTGGGCTTTTCCGATCGCGATATCTTTGACATCGCGTCGGTCACGGGGTTATTCAACATGACAAACCGCGTCGCCAGCGCGACCGAAATGAAACCGAACGACGCTTACCACGCGCAATTCAGATGA
- a CDS encoding OmpA family protein, giving the protein MIIWRAGLIWLLLAGTAQALDLSLPAAARQTVTRDTDPDSYLAPTSAFEDGGFASVKIEGSIARSAWRLEAPGLTPLQIMRPLRTQLEDAGYRIVLDCSAEVCGGFDFRFAIETLPAPNMYVDLRQYQFVTAVKGSLQSPEAVVTLLVSTTDTSAYLQIVEADAQGQASSPSVPEGGEDSQPLAPDAPAQSQSEMAAALQNTGHVVLAALDFGTGTAALGQGEFDALANLAAVLKDQPDLRIVLVGHTDSVGGLQNNIALSRSRAAAVRRRLITAHGIAGDRIEAQGMGYLSPIASNQTKAGRDANRRVEAVLLPAP; this is encoded by the coding sequence ATGATCATCTGGCGTGCCGGGCTGATCTGGCTTTTACTGGCGGGCACGGCCCAAGCGCTGGACCTGTCGCTGCCCGCTGCGGCGCGGCAGACCGTGACGCGCGATACCGACCCTGACAGCTACCTTGCCCCGACCTCTGCCTTTGAGGACGGCGGCTTTGCCAGCGTCAAGATCGAAGGGTCCATCGCGCGCTCTGCCTGGCGGTTAGAGGCTCCGGGCCTCACGCCGCTACAGATTATGCGGCCCCTGCGCACCCAGCTAGAGGACGCAGGCTACAGGATCGTGCTGGATTGCAGCGCCGAGGTCTGCGGCGGTTTCGATTTCCGCTTTGCGATCGAAACACTGCCCGCGCCGAACATGTATGTCGATCTGCGCCAGTACCAGTTTGTCACCGCCGTCAAAGGATCGCTGCAATCGCCTGAAGCCGTTGTGACCCTTCTGGTCAGCACAACCGATACCTCTGCCTATCTGCAGATCGTCGAGGCGGATGCGCAAGGCCAAGCGTCCAGCCCATCGGTCCCAGAGGGGGGGGAAGACAGCCAGCCCTTGGCCCCCGATGCCCCTGCGCAAAGCCAGTCAGAGATGGCTGCGGCGTTGCAGAATACCGGCCATGTGGTGTTGGCCGCGCTTGATTTCGGCACCGGCACCGCGGCCTTGGGGCAGGGGGAGTTTGATGCGCTGGCCAATCTGGCGGCGGTGCTGAAAGACCAGCCCGATCTGCGGATTGTTCTGGTGGGCCACACCGATAGCGTCGGCGGGCTGCAAAACAATATTGCCCTGTCGCGAAGCCGCGCGGCGGCGGTGCGGCGGCGGCTGATCACGGCGCATGGCATCGCAGGCGATAGGATCGAGGCGCAGGGCATGGGCTATCTGTCGCCAATCGCGTCCAACCAGACCAAAGCGGGGCGCGACGCCAATCGACGGGTCGAGGCCGTGCTTTTACCCGCGCCCTGA
- a CDS encoding LysR family transcriptional regulator: protein MDRLTEMEAFATVVDQGGFTDAAKKMGISKSAVSKHVSSLEARLGARLLNRTTRRVSPTEIGLAYYDRARRVLNDAGEADALVTSMQSAPSGLLRISVATDFGVNHLSPALSEFLADFPDITVNMVLNNRYVELISEGFDMAVRIGELEDSTLRARKLTETTKRMIASPAYFEKYGRPEKIDDLNDHKLLHYSNQSSGNMWKLTSPSGEKRQVRTAGWLSVNDGQSLLNAAISGLGIAYLPSFLYADAMEKGLVEDAIPDLPLETQGIYAVYPPGRFTQPKVRAFIDFLAHTFAEKGPTDW, encoded by the coding sequence ATGGACCGCCTGACAGAGATGGAAGCATTCGCCACGGTCGTGGACCAGGGTGGCTTTACCGATGCGGCCAAGAAGATGGGTATCTCCAAATCCGCCGTATCCAAACACGTATCCTCGCTTGAAGCGCGGCTTGGGGCGCGGTTGCTGAACCGCACGACCCGCCGTGTCAGCCCGACAGAGATCGGGCTTGCCTATTACGACCGTGCCCGCCGCGTGCTGAATGACGCGGGCGAAGCCGATGCGCTTGTGACCTCTATGCAATCCGCGCCATCGGGCCTTTTGCGGATCTCGGTCGCGACGGACTTTGGCGTGAACCATCTGTCGCCCGCCCTGTCCGAATTCCTCGCCGATTTCCCCGACATCACCGTCAACATGGTGCTGAACAACCGCTACGTCGAACTGATCAGCGAAGGTTTCGATATGGCCGTCCGTATCGGAGAGCTGGAAGACAGCACCCTGCGGGCCCGCAAGCTGACCGAGACGACCAAACGTATGATCGCCTCCCCCGCCTATTTCGAGAAATACGGCCGCCCCGAAAAGATCGACGATCTGAACGATCACAAGCTGCTGCATTATTCCAACCAGTCCAGCGGCAATATGTGGAAGCTGACCTCGCCGTCGGGCGAAAAGCGTCAGGTGCGCACCGCTGGCTGGCTGTCGGTGAACGACGGGCAATCGCTGCTGAACGCCGCCATCTCTGGCCTTGGCATCGCCTACCTGCCGAGCTTTCTTTATGCCGACGCGATGGAGAAAGGGCTGGTCGAAGACGCGATCCCCGATCTCCCGCTTGAGACCCAAGGCATCTACGCCGTCTATCCTCCGGGCCGGTTCACCCAGCCCAAGGTGCGCGCCTTCATTGATTTTCTAGCCCATACCTTTGCCGAAAAAGGTCCAACGGACTGGTAA
- a CDS encoding zinc transporter ZntB, with amino-acid sequence MPICVFDIFADGTSQVPTDTHLTGPGIYRWWHFDLADPMLEPWVREHLHEIPAGSLIQKQTRPRCDRFEGGLILNLRGINMNEGQDADEMVSVRMYVDSDLLITVRRKKVFAIDAIRREAEAQKAPPSPAEFLEALVGRLTLRVQEHVATLDEQAEFFEDDLEDKNTPMPHELPEIRRSVIRLRRYLDPQREALAKLAAFDIPLIPDESQLELREQANSALIAVEELDELRDRLVSVQEEHDANIAQRQARHGYVLSVAAAIFLPLGFLTGLFGVNVGGMPGMDHPWAFTILCLGMAGLALLMFLVLKLVRWI; translated from the coding sequence ATGCCGATTTGCGTTTTCGATATCTTTGCCGATGGCACGTCCCAAGTGCCCACCGACACGCATCTTACGGGGCCGGGCATCTACCGCTGGTGGCACTTTGATCTGGCCGACCCGATGCTTGAACCCTGGGTCCGCGAACACCTGCATGAAATCCCCGCCGGATCGCTGATCCAGAAACAGACACGCCCCCGTTGTGACCGGTTTGAAGGCGGGCTGATCCTGAACTTGCGCGGCATCAATATGAACGAAGGGCAGGACGCCGATGAAATGGTATCGGTGCGGATGTATGTGGATTCCGACCTGCTGATCACCGTGCGCCGCAAGAAAGTATTTGCCATCGACGCGATCCGCCGCGAGGCCGAAGCGCAAAAGGCCCCTCCCAGCCCTGCCGAGTTCCTCGAAGCGCTCGTGGGTCGCCTGACCCTGCGGGTGCAGGAACACGTTGCAACACTGGATGAACAGGCGGAGTTCTTCGAGGATGATCTAGAGGACAAGAACACCCCGATGCCCCATGAGCTGCCCGAAATCCGGCGCAGCGTGATCCGGCTGCGGCGCTATCTTGACCCCCAACGCGAGGCGCTGGCCAAGCTGGCCGCCTTTGACATCCCGCTGATCCCCGACGAAAGCCAGCTTGAGCTGCGCGAGCAAGCCAACAGCGCGCTGATCGCGGTAGAAGAGCTGGACGAGCTGCGCGACCGGCTGGTGTCGGTGCAGGAAGAGCACGACGCCAATATCGCGCAGCGCCAGGCACGCCACGGCTATGTGCTGTCGGTCGCCGCGGCGATCTTTCTACCGCTGGGGTTCCTGACCGGTCTGTTCGGGGTCAACGTCGGCGGGATGCCCGGAATGGACCATCCTTGGGCGTTTACCATCCTCTGTCTTGGCATGGCGGGGCTGGCACTGCTGATGTTTCTGGTCCTGAAACTGGTCCGCTGGATTTAG
- a CDS encoding NADPH-dependent 2,4-dienoyl-CoA reductase — protein MSDYPHLLAPLDLGFTTLKNRVLMGSMHTGLEETQDWNRVAEFYATRARGDVGLMVTGGIGPNPEGSVAHGAAMMLSQKDVDNHSIVTDRVHEAGGKIAMQILHAGRYAFSPDCVAPTAIKSPISMFAPKELDAEGIEKQISDIAACALRAKQAGYDGVEVMGSEGYFLNQFLVTHTNKRTDEWGGSYENRMRLPVEVVRRVREAVGPDFILIYRLSMIDLIPNGSTFEEVVQLAKAVEAAGATIINTGIGWHEARIPTIQTSVPRAAFAWVTKKLMGQVNIPLITSNRINTPEVAEEVLVDGCADMVSMARPMLADADFVAKAAAGKSAEIAPCIACNQACLDHTFGGKISSCLVNPRACYETELRVDPVDAAKTIAVVGAGPAGLSAAFTAAERGHKVTVFDRAAEIGGQLNLAKQVAGKEEFWGLVDWYRAMVKKYDVTVKLNTEVSANDLGDYDEVIIATGVIPRDPQIPGQDAGNVVSYIDILNGTVTAGQRVAVIGAGGIGFDVSEHLVHDGDSTTTNLPEWMKEWGVTDPADHRSGLAPEGPQPHAPAREVTMLQRKTTKVGKGLGKTTGWIHRASLTMKNVQMIAGVNYEKIDAEGLHISFGEAREKPQVIAADTIVLCAGQLSDRSLADALEVKGIPCHVIGGADVAAELDAKRAIDQGTRLAAAL, from the coding sequence ATGTCCGACTATCCGCACCTGCTTGCCCCGCTTGATCTGGGGTTCACGACGTTGAAGAACCGCGTGTTGATGGGGTCTATGCACACCGGGCTTGAGGAAACACAGGACTGGAACCGCGTCGCCGAATTCTACGCCACGCGCGCGCGTGGCGATGTGGGGCTGATGGTGACAGGCGGCATCGGGCCGAACCCCGAAGGGTCTGTCGCGCATGGTGCCGCGATGATGCTGTCGCAAAAGGACGTGGACAACCACAGCATCGTCACCGACCGCGTGCACGAGGCAGGCGGCAAGATCGCGATGCAGATTCTGCACGCGGGGCGCTATGCCTTCAGCCCCGATTGCGTTGCCCCCACGGCGATCAAATCCCCCATTTCGATGTTTGCCCCGAAAGAACTGGACGCGGAAGGCATTGAAAAGCAGATCAGCGATATCGCCGCCTGCGCCCTGCGTGCCAAACAGGCAGGCTATGACGGGGTAGAGGTGATGGGCTCCGAAGGGTATTTCCTGAACCAGTTCCTCGTCACCCACACCAACAAACGGACCGACGAATGGGGCGGGTCGTACGAGAACCGCATGAGGCTGCCAGTCGAGGTCGTACGCCGCGTGCGCGAGGCCGTCGGCCCCGATTTCATCCTCATCTACCGTCTGTCGATGATCGACCTGATCCCCAATGGCTCCACCTTTGAAGAGGTCGTGCAGCTTGCCAAGGCGGTAGAGGCCGCAGGTGCGACGATCATCAACACCGGCATCGGCTGGCACGAGGCGCGCATCCCGACGATCCAGACCTCGGTGCCGCGCGCGGCCTTTGCATGGGTCACGAAAAAGCTGATGGGTCAGGTGAACATCCCGCTGATCACCTCCAACCGGATCAACACGCCCGAGGTCGCCGAAGAGGTGCTGGTGGACGGCTGTGCCGACATGGTGTCGATGGCGCGGCCCATGCTGGCCGATGCCGATTTCGTCGCCAAGGCCGCCGCCGGAAAATCGGCCGAGATCGCGCCTTGTATCGCCTGCAACCAAGCCTGTCTGGACCATACCTTTGGCGGCAAAATCTCGAGCTGTCTGGTCAACCCGCGCGCCTGCTACGAGACTGAACTGCGCGTCGATCCGGTTGACGCGGCCAAGACAATCGCCGTGGTGGGCGCGGGGCCTGCGGGGCTCTCTGCCGCCTTCACCGCGGCAGAGCGCGGCCATAAGGTCACTGTCTTTGACCGCGCAGCCGAGATCGGCGGCCAGTTGAACCTTGCCAAGCAGGTCGCCGGCAAAGAGGAGTTCTGGGGCCTCGTCGACTGGTATCGGGCGATGGTCAAGAAATACGACGTCACCGTGAAGCTGAACACCGAAGTCTCGGCCAATGATCTGGGCGATTATGACGAGGTGATCATCGCCACCGGCGTTATCCCCCGCGACCCCCAAATCCCCGGTCAGGACGCGGGCAATGTGGTCAGCTATATCGACATCTTGAACGGCACCGTCACCGCCGGTCAGCGCGTCGCCGTCATCGGCGCGGGCGGCATCGGTTTCGATGTGTCTGAACATCTGGTGCATGACGGGGACAGCACCACCACCAACCTGCCCGAATGGATGAAGGAATGGGGCGTCACCGACCCCGCCGATCACCGCTCTGGCCTCGCGCCCGAAGGGCCGCAGCCGCACGCCCCCGCGCGCGAAGTGACCATGCTGCAGCGCAAGACCACCAAGGTCGGCAAGGGCTTGGGCAAGACGACCGGCTGGATCCACCGCGCGTCCCTGACCATGAAGAACGTGCAGATGATCGCGGGCGTCAACTACGAGAAGATCGACGCAGAGGGCCTGCACATCAGCTTTGGCGAAGCGCGTGAAAAGCCGCAGGTCATCGCGGCGGATACGATCGTGCTTTGTGCCGGTCAGCTGTCGGACCGGTCGCTGGCCGACGCGCTAGAGGTCAAGGGCATCCCGTGCCACGTTATCGGCGGCGCGGATGTCGCGGCGGAACTGGACGCGAAACGCGCGATTGACCAAGGCACCCGTCTGGCCGCTGCGCTGTAA